One Haloarcula sp. CBA1127 genomic window carries:
- a CDS encoding FAD-dependent oxidoreductase, with amino-acid sequence MTDPFVVIGGDAAGLSAASKFAREAPDRDVIVFEKGEWVSYAHCGTPYYVKGTVERLTDLLSLSPEQAAERGIDLRRNREVVGVDTDAETVTVAHDDETFSQPYSDLLVATGARAVTGPIPGTELDGAFTMHGLDSAAAVRAALSEPGDSGVDTSIEYVDTALVEKYTDWEPPERVAIVGGGYVGVEMAEAFRAHDIETHLFQRSGNLLPPFGEAVGERVADQLQEQGVVLHLDTAVEEIVGDRDERVAAVAHDSGTTDVDLALVGIGIRPNTALVADTPVDLGDSGAIAVNEYGATSVDGVYAAGDCAEDRHTVTGEPDWVPLGLTANRAGRAIGQTVAGDPSLVGDIAGTAVVKAFDLECGRVGLLDREQASANGFDPVSKTVTAGSRSGYYPGGDDTDVTLVADRKGGRLLGGAIVGEDRAAIRIDTLATAIEADMTIDELEQLDLAYAPPFSPVWDPVLVAAKVLNGQLE; translated from the coding sequence ATGACTGACCCGTTCGTAGTCATCGGCGGTGACGCAGCCGGGCTGAGCGCCGCAAGCAAATTCGCTCGCGAGGCACCGGACCGTGACGTGATTGTCTTCGAAAAGGGCGAATGGGTGTCCTATGCCCACTGTGGGACGCCCTACTACGTCAAGGGGACTGTCGAGCGGCTGACGGACCTCCTCTCGCTGTCGCCCGAACAGGCGGCCGAACGGGGGATCGACCTCCGCCGGAACCGCGAGGTCGTCGGCGTCGACACCGATGCCGAGACGGTTACCGTTGCCCACGACGACGAGACGTTCAGCCAGCCATACAGCGACCTCCTGGTCGCGACGGGGGCACGCGCGGTGACCGGGCCGATACCGGGGACAGAACTCGACGGCGCGTTCACGATGCACGGGCTTGATTCGGCCGCTGCGGTCCGTGCCGCGCTGTCCGAGCCGGGGGACTCCGGCGTCGATACGAGTATTGAGTACGTCGACACGGCGCTCGTCGAGAAGTACACCGACTGGGAACCGCCGGAGCGAGTCGCCATCGTGGGCGGCGGCTACGTCGGCGTGGAGATGGCCGAAGCGTTCCGGGCCCACGACATCGAGACACACCTCTTTCAGCGGTCAGGCAACCTCCTGCCGCCGTTCGGGGAAGCAGTCGGCGAGCGCGTTGCCGACCAGCTCCAAGAGCAAGGCGTGGTACTGCATCTGGACACCGCTGTTGAGGAGATTGTCGGCGACAGGGACGAGCGCGTCGCGGCGGTTGCCCACGACAGTGGCACCACCGATGTTGACCTCGCGCTGGTCGGTATCGGCATCAGGCCGAACACGGCCCTCGTCGCAGACACGCCGGTCGACCTCGGCGATTCAGGCGCGATAGCAGTCAACGAGTACGGAGCGACAAGCGTCGACGGGGTCTACGCCGCCGGAGACTGCGCCGAAGACCGCCACACCGTGACCGGCGAGCCTGACTGGGTTCCTCTTGGACTGACCGCGAACCGGGCCGGTCGCGCAATCGGGCAGACCGTCGCCGGTGACCCCTCCCTTGTCGGCGACATCGCCGGAACAGCTGTCGTGAAGGCGTTCGACCTCGAATGCGGTCGCGTCGGCCTCCTCGACCGCGAGCAGGCCAGCGCTAACGGCTTCGACCCGGTGTCGAAGACAGTCACGGCCGGCTCCCGGTCAGGGTACTACCCCGGCGGTGACGACACCGACGTGACGCTGGTCGCAGACCGGAAGGGTGGTCGTCTGCTGGGCGGCGCCATCGTCGGAGAAGACCGGGCGGCGATACGTATCGACACGCTTGCGACGGCCATCGAGGCGGACATGACCATCGACGAACTCGAACAGTTGGACCTGGCGTACGCCCCACCGTTCAGCCCCGTCTGGGACCCGGTGCTGGTCGCCGCGAAAGTACTCAACGGACAACTGGAGTGA
- the trxA gene encoding thioredoxin, translating into MVTDTASDAGTTTTNEPLHIDGADQLDDVVSKYDLVLTDFYADWCGPCQMLEPVVETLAAETDAAVAKVDVDANQQLAQSYGVRGVPTLILFAGGEQVEEVVGVKGEDDLRALIESYAE; encoded by the coding sequence ATGGTAACTGATACTGCATCCGACGCTGGAACCACCACGACAAACGAGCCACTTCACATCGACGGAGCAGACCAGCTTGATGATGTCGTCAGTAAGTACGACCTCGTCCTCACGGACTTCTATGCCGACTGGTGTGGTCCGTGCCAGATGCTCGAACCCGTCGTCGAGACACTGGCCGCAGAAACTGACGCGGCTGTCGCCAAAGTCGATGTCGACGCCAACCAGCAACTCGCTCAGTCGTACGGCGTCCGGGGCGTGCCGACGCTCATCCTGTTCGCCGGCGGTGAGCAGGTCGAAGAAGTCGTCGGCGTCAAAGGAGAAGATGACCTCCGGGCACTCATCGAATCCTACGCGGAATAA
- a CDS encoding helix-turn-helix domain-containing protein, which yields MPDSMSEQLRRDMQCEGLLECFHGLKELDKECFRALVEADEPLTVDELADAVDRERSTAYRAVQRLLQTGFIEKDQINYDQGGYYHVYSPTDPSQIADEMQRMLNDWYAKMGQLIQEFENKYEQSESSAPTVES from the coding sequence ATGCCAGATTCGATGTCTGAACAACTCCGCCGGGATATGCAGTGCGAGGGACTGCTGGAGTGTTTCCACGGGCTCAAGGAACTCGACAAGGAATGCTTTCGGGCGCTCGTCGAGGCCGACGAACCACTGACCGTCGACGAACTCGCCGACGCTGTCGACCGCGAGCGCTCGACCGCGTATCGCGCCGTCCAACGGCTCCTCCAGACGGGCTTTATCGAGAAAGACCAGATCAACTACGACCAGGGCGGTTACTACCACGTCTACTCGCCGACGGACCCGTCCCAGATTGCAGACGAGATGCAGCGGATGCTCAACGACTGGTACGCGAAGATGGGCCAACTGATTCAGGAGTTCGAGAACAAGTACGAACAGTCCGAGTCCTCGGCCCCGACTGTCGAAAGCTAA
- a CDS encoding YeeE/YedE family protein, which translates to MSDDRHPAFMPLILVGGLVFGFGLAYSHMARPEVVLDFLQFEDFGLVFVMFGGAAVTGVTFFLAPRLLGRAPLTGDTFERRLKSFDRNVLVGGAIFGVGWGLSGICPGAAYASLGIGNVTILWALAGMFIGAYLQGYWRTRSETRETAATGAD; encoded by the coding sequence GTGAGCGACGACCGCCACCCCGCGTTCATGCCGCTGATTCTCGTCGGCGGCCTCGTCTTCGGGTTCGGACTGGCGTACAGCCACATGGCACGCCCCGAAGTCGTTCTGGATTTCCTCCAGTTCGAGGACTTCGGGCTGGTGTTCGTGATGTTCGGCGGCGCTGCCGTGACGGGAGTGACCTTCTTCCTCGCGCCCCGCCTCCTCGGCCGCGCGCCGCTGACTGGCGATACCTTCGAACGGCGTCTGAAGTCCTTCGACCGGAACGTCCTAGTCGGCGGTGCCATCTTCGGCGTCGGCTGGGGGCTGTCCGGCATCTGTCCGGGGGCCGCCTACGCGAGCCTCGGTATCGGCAACGTCACTATCCTCTGGGCGCTCGCCGGGATGTTCATCGGCGCGTATCTCCAGGGCTACTGGCGAACCCGGAGCGAGACTCGCGAGACAGCCGCAACGGGCGCAGACTAG
- a CDS encoding YeeE/YedE family protein, producing MVIEALPLQVTAELFPNGISRYAVGGLLVGLGTVVIYLGTGISAGASTFLESTLSYVSDRSRFQQYVSSRDWRVVFTLGIILGAAVYAVAYQGGAWTTDVEPWRLLLGGLFVGIGTRVGKGCTSGHGVCGVGSASKTSIIGVLTFLAVAIITAQLVSALGVSP from the coding sequence ATGGTGATTGAGGCACTCCCACTGCAGGTAACCGCCGAGTTGTTTCCGAACGGCATCAGTCGCTACGCCGTCGGTGGCCTGCTAGTCGGGCTCGGGACTGTCGTCATCTATCTCGGCACCGGCATCAGCGCCGGCGCGAGCACGTTTCTGGAGTCGACGCTGTCGTACGTCTCGGACCGGTCCCGGTTCCAGCAGTACGTCAGCTCCCGTGACTGGCGCGTCGTGTTCACGCTCGGCATCATCCTCGGGGCGGCCGTGTACGCGGTCGCCTATCAGGGCGGCGCGTGGACCACGGACGTCGAGCCGTGGCGACTCCTCCTCGGTGGGCTATTCGTCGGCATCGGAACACGCGTCGGCAAGGGCTGTACGTCGGGCCACGGCGTCTGTGGCGTCGGCTCGGCGTCGAAAACGTCGATCATCGGCGTCCTGACGTTCCTCGCCGTCGCCATCATCACTGCACAACTGGTTTCGGCACTGGGGGTGAGTCCGTGA
- a CDS encoding MBL fold metallo-hydrolase has translation MNADDFPTPDVDVETTDPESLKDRIDAGEDVTLLDARMQSDYDEWRIDGENVTTLNIPYFEFLEDDIDDDVLAQVPDDREVTVLCAKGGASEYVAGTLAEHGYDVNHLEDGMNGWASIYEAVEVERYDGAGTLLQYQRPSSGCLGYLLYDNGEAAIIDPLRAFTDRYLEDAADLGVDLQYALDTHIHADHISGVRDLDSEGVEGVIPEAAVDRGVTYAAEQSSTSPASQDRQDADGLTTAEDGDTFDVGDATIETVSTPGHTTGMTSYLVDGSLLATGDGLFIESVARPDLEEGDEGAPEAARMLYESLQQRVLPLPDDTLVGGAHFSDAAEPAEDGTFTAPIGELVEEMDALTMDEDAFVELVLSDMPPRPANYEEIIATNLGQNAVDDEEAFTLELGPNNCAASQESLAGD, from the coding sequence ATGAACGCTGACGACTTTCCGACGCCAGATGTCGACGTGGAAACGACCGATCCGGAATCGCTCAAAGACCGAATCGACGCCGGTGAGGACGTGACGCTTCTCGACGCGCGTATGCAATCTGACTACGACGAGTGGCGTATCGACGGCGAAAACGTCACCACGCTCAACATCCCGTACTTCGAGTTCCTCGAGGACGACATCGACGACGACGTCCTCGCTCAGGTCCCCGACGACCGCGAAGTGACCGTCCTGTGTGCGAAAGGCGGCGCAAGCGAATACGTTGCAGGCACACTCGCGGAACACGGCTACGACGTCAACCATCTCGAAGACGGCATGAACGGGTGGGCGAGTATCTACGAGGCCGTCGAGGTCGAACGCTACGACGGCGCCGGCACGCTCCTCCAGTACCAGCGCCCGTCCTCGGGCTGTCTCGGCTACCTCCTCTACGACAACGGTGAAGCCGCCATCATCGACCCCCTGCGGGCGTTCACCGACCGCTACCTCGAAGACGCCGCCGACCTCGGCGTCGACCTGCAGTACGCGCTCGATACGCACATCCACGCCGATCACATCTCCGGCGTTCGCGACCTCGACTCAGAAGGCGTCGAGGGCGTCATTCCAGAGGCTGCCGTCGACCGCGGCGTCACCTACGCTGCGGAGCAAAGCTCCACGAGCCCTGCCTCGCAAGATCGGCAGGACGCCGACGGCCTGACGACCGCCGAAGACGGCGACACGTTCGACGTCGGCGACGCGACTATCGAGACAGTCTCCACGCCCGGCCATACGACCGGAATGACCTCCTACCTTGTCGACGGGAGCCTGCTCGCAACCGGCGACGGGCTCTTCATCGAGAGCGTCGCTCGCCCCGACCTCGAAGAGGGCGACGAGGGCGCGCCCGAAGCCGCACGCATGCTCTACGAGTCCCTTCAACAGCGCGTGCTACCCCTGCCCGACGACACGCTCGTCGGCGGCGCGCACTTCAGCGATGCGGCCGAACCCGCCGAGGACGGCACCTTTACCGCACCAATCGGTGAGCTCGTCGAAGAAATGGACGCACTCACCATGGACGAGGACGCGTTCGTCGAGCTCGTCCTCTCGGATATGCCGCCGCGACCGGCCAACTACGAGGAAATCATCGCGACGAACCTCGGGCAGAACGCCGTCGACGACGAGGAAGCGTTCACGCTGGAACTCGGGCCGAACAACTGCGCCGCTAGCCAGGAATCCCTTGCGGGTGACTAA
- a CDS encoding sulfurtransferase TusA family protein, which produces MNAEFDIAETLDVKGASCPMPVVKTKSATDDLAEGDVLEVLATDPGSMSDIDGWAAGTEGVELVDQEEGDDVYKHYVRKTE; this is translated from the coding sequence ATGAACGCTGAATTTGATATCGCGGAGACGCTCGACGTGAAAGGTGCATCGTGTCCCATGCCAGTGGTGAAGACGAAGTCGGCTACCGACGACCTCGCCGAGGGTGACGTCCTCGAAGTACTGGCGACTGATCCGGGAAGCATGAGCGACATTGACGGCTGGGCCGCCGGCACCGAGGGCGTCGAGCTCGTCGATCAGGAGGAGGGCGACGACGTGTACAAGCACTACGTGCGCAAGACGGAGTAA
- a CDS encoding DsrE/DsrF/DrsH-like family protein — translation MSTDTPDAPSDDTPSRAELAARVDELEAALAEATSADDTKKMSIIATKGTLDMAYPPLILASTAAAFGYEVTVFHTFWGLDILHEERSKNLKLSSVGNPNMPVPNAVAAIPGMDRVTTKMMEKKIADNDTATIEELLETSLDMGVEFQACQMTIDLMDYDEADFYDGVTTGVGAATALQDMADADIQLLV, via the coding sequence ATGAGCACGGACACACCAGACGCGCCGTCCGACGACACGCCCTCGCGTGCGGAGCTAGCCGCTCGCGTGGACGAGCTGGAAGCCGCGCTCGCGGAGGCCACCAGTGCGGACGACACGAAGAAGATGAGCATCATCGCGACGAAGGGGACGCTCGACATGGCGTACCCGCCGCTCATCCTCGCAAGCACCGCGGCCGCGTTCGGGTACGAGGTAACCGTCTTCCACACGTTCTGGGGGCTGGACATCCTCCACGAGGAACGCTCGAAGAACCTCAAACTGAGCTCCGTCGGAAATCCGAATATGCCGGTGCCGAACGCCGTCGCCGCGATTCCCGGCATGGACCGCGTAACGACGAAGATGATGGAGAAGAAAATCGCGGACAACGACACCGCCACTATCGAGGAACTCCTCGAGACGAGCCTCGACATGGGCGTAGAGTTCCAGGCCTGTCAGATGACCATCGACCTGATGGACTACGACGAGGCCGACTTCTACGACGGCGTCACCACCGGCGTCGGCGCTGCGACAGCCCTTCAGGACATGGCTGACGCCGATATCCAACTCCTCGTCTGA
- a CDS encoding DUF1641 domain-containing protein: MSEEQVSEQTDLEAAIQQNPEAVAEFVEHLDAVNELLDVLSLGESALSDEMVRELSTTGSTLAESADGLATDETVALAETVGENGDELQDALGTLLVLQRSGTLDELAELADVGSLATAALDDEMVTSLVGTGAALGEVAQTAADDDTRDGIETLLSGLGEAERDPPEPVGPVGLLRGLRDPDVQHGLGYLLALAGAVGRERAEEKAE; this comes from the coding sequence ATGTCCGAAGAACAGGTCTCCGAGCAGACCGACCTCGAAGCGGCGATCCAGCAGAACCCCGAAGCCGTCGCGGAGTTCGTCGAACACCTCGACGCCGTCAACGAACTGCTGGACGTGCTCTCGCTGGGCGAGAGTGCGCTCTCCGACGAGATGGTGCGTGAGCTCTCGACCACGGGCTCGACGCTCGCCGAGTCCGCAGACGGGCTTGCGACCGACGAGACCGTCGCTCTGGCCGAGACCGTCGGCGAGAACGGCGACGAGTTGCAGGACGCGCTCGGAACCCTGCTCGTGCTCCAGCGAAGCGGCACGCTCGACGAACTGGCCGAACTCGCCGACGTCGGCTCGCTGGCGACCGCCGCGCTCGACGACGAGATGGTCACCTCGCTGGTTGGCACGGGTGCCGCGCTCGGCGAAGTCGCACAGACGGCTGCGGACGACGACACCCGCGACGGTATCGAGACGCTACTGTCCGGCCTCGGTGAAGCGGAGCGCGATCCGCCCGAGCCGGTCGGCCCCGTCGGATTGCTTCGCGGGCTACGCGACCCGGACGTCCAGCACGGGCTAGGCTACTTGCTGGCACTTGCCGGCGCAGTCGGCCGTGAGCGCGCCGAGGAGAAAGCAGAATAG
- a CDS encoding sulfurtransferase TusA family protein, which yields MTDIEPDETVDARGAACPGPLMDLIGQIRDSEAGDVVRLLSDTDQSLTDVPEWAEEAGNELLAVEEFDDHNAFYVEKS from the coding sequence ATGACTGACATCGAACCTGACGAAACCGTCGACGCCCGAGGCGCAGCCTGTCCCGGTCCGCTGATGGACCTCATCGGACAGATCCGAGATTCCGAAGCCGGTGACGTGGTTCGGCTCCTGAGCGACACCGACCAGTCGCTCACGGACGTTCCGGAGTGGGCCGAAGAGGCCGGCAACGAACTGCTTGCCGTCGAGGAGTTCGACGATCATAACGCGTTCTACGTGGAGAAATCATGA
- a CDS encoding class I SAM-dependent methyltransferase, with product MDRFQNTGQPDWDWWSKLWPTPGATLRTLGVESGESVAEVGCGSGYFALPAARIVEPEPVYALDLDAALLDELEHLADQQGIDNVVPIHGDARNLPSALPARVDTLMIANTLHGVDEQSGFIRQAFRAIEAGGSLRVVNWHDRPRETTTVAGEPRGPPTALRMTPEETEDAVLSASEFTLERQVELPPYHYALVFTR from the coding sequence ATGGACCGGTTCCAGAACACCGGCCAGCCCGACTGGGACTGGTGGAGCAAACTCTGGCCGACGCCGGGCGCGACGCTCCGGACACTCGGCGTCGAGTCCGGCGAGTCCGTCGCCGAGGTTGGCTGTGGAAGCGGGTACTTTGCGCTCCCGGCCGCCCGTATCGTCGAGCCTGAGCCGGTGTACGCGCTCGATCTGGATGCGGCCCTCCTCGACGAACTCGAACACCTCGCCGACCAACAGGGAATCGATAACGTCGTTCCGATCCACGGCGATGCCCGGAACCTGCCTTCAGCACTCCCTGCCCGCGTCGATACGCTCATGATAGCAAACACGCTGCACGGCGTCGACGAACAGTCAGGCTTTATCCGACAGGCCTTCCGGGCGATTGAGGCTGGCGGGAGCCTACGCGTCGTGAACTGGCACGACCGTCCGCGCGAAACCACGACCGTTGCGGGCGAACCGCGAGGACCGCCGACAGCGCTTCGGATGACACCCGAGGAAACCGAGGATGCGGTGCTCTCGGCGTCGGAGTTCACGCTTGAGCGGCAGGTCGAACTGCCGCCGTACCACTACGCCCTCGTGTTTACCCGATAG
- a CDS encoding DUF2892 domain-containing protein, whose translation MENNIGATDRLTRIAVGLGLAVVGLATLGGLLGLETTVGAVVTLLGVVLVATGLVRVCLLYRLVGIDTSGSR comes from the coding sequence ATGGAAAACAATATTGGTGCCACTGACAGACTGACCCGCATCGCTGTTGGCCTCGGGCTGGCAGTTGTTGGACTGGCGACGCTCGGCGGTCTGTTGGGTCTGGAGACGACAGTCGGTGCTGTCGTGACACTGCTTGGTGTCGTCCTCGTCGCGACTGGCCTCGTCCGGGTGTGTCTCCTGTACCGACTGGTAGGTATCGACACGTCGGGTTCCCGATAG
- a CDS encoding M20 family metallopeptidase → MSNATPLAYVRDHREKLVTLALDLLAIDTSNPPGNTREIVTEIEGFLDPLPVDVERFVVDPAKPNLLVRIPGESDQTLLYNGHLDTVPFEADAWTRDPLGERVDDRVYGRGATDMKGAVASMLLAIQAFAATDAVPPVTLLFAFVSDEEMGGDAGLPALLEAGQLDADACVIGEPTCEAGRHSVTVADRGSIWLTLEASGEGAHGSRPVLGVNAVDRLYDAVETLRNRFGTRRLDIAPAVEPIVDESVEYYAPSLGEDVARDLFRYPSINLGVLEGGDAINSVPQSARAEIDIRLTAGVETPDVLSEIRSCVADCEGITITDVSWSVGTAEEPDSPLVGAVTSTAADITGERVFRRSATGGGDAKTLRNAGVPTVEFALGTDTVHAPDEYVPIDVLVDNAAVYTRLPAVWAS, encoded by the coding sequence ATGAGCAACGCTACTCCCCTCGCCTACGTTCGAGACCACCGCGAAAAACTGGTCACACTCGCCCTCGATCTCCTGGCGATCGACACGTCGAACCCGCCCGGGAATACGCGTGAGATTGTGACCGAGATAGAGGGGTTCCTCGACCCGCTTCCGGTCGATGTCGAGCGGTTCGTAGTCGACCCGGCGAAGCCGAACCTTCTCGTTAGGATTCCTGGTGAATCGGACCAAACGTTGCTGTACAACGGGCACCTCGATACGGTTCCATTCGAGGCCGACGCGTGGACTCGCGATCCGCTCGGCGAGCGCGTCGACGACCGCGTGTACGGGCGCGGTGCGACCGATATGAAAGGCGCCGTGGCGTCGATGCTGCTTGCTATCCAAGCTTTCGCCGCAACCGACGCTGTGCCGCCCGTCACGCTCCTGTTTGCCTTCGTGAGCGACGAGGAAATGGGCGGCGACGCCGGCCTTCCCGCGCTGCTGGAGGCCGGACAGCTCGACGCGGACGCGTGCGTGATCGGCGAACCCACCTGCGAGGCGGGCCGTCACTCCGTCACGGTTGCTGACCGGGGCAGCATCTGGCTGACGCTCGAAGCCAGCGGCGAGGGGGCTCACGGCTCTCGACCCGTACTCGGTGTCAACGCGGTCGATCGGCTCTACGACGCCGTCGAGACGCTGCGGAACCGCTTTGGCACCAGGCGACTCGATATCGCTCCGGCGGTGGAGCCGATTGTCGACGAGTCGGTCGAGTACTACGCCCCGTCACTGGGCGAGGATGTCGCTCGCGACCTGTTCCGGTATCCCTCGATAAACCTCGGCGTTCTCGAAGGCGGCGACGCGATAAACAGCGTTCCGCAGTCCGCTCGCGCCGAAATCGATATCCGACTGACCGCCGGGGTAGAGACGCCAGACGTGCTCTCGGAGATTCGGTCCTGTGTCGCCGACTGCGAGGGAATTACGATTACTGATGTCTCCTGGAGCGTCGGGACTGCCGAGGAGCCCGACAGCCCGCTCGTCGGAGCCGTCACGTCAACGGCAGCGGACATCACAGGGGAACGCGTCTTCCGACGGAGTGCCACGGGCGGCGGCGACGCCAAGACACTCCGGAACGCGGGCGTCCCGACTGTCGAGTTCGCGCTCGGAACCGACACCGTCCACGCCCCCGACGAGTACGTCCCTATCGATGTACTCGTCGACAATGCAGCCGTCTACACGAGACTGCCGGCAGTGTGGGCGTCATAG
- the trxA gene encoding thioredoxin, producing MTDELEEIRRQKLDELRTRDESGSTNESESGNPAEPITVDGKAELSDTTTDHDVVLVDFYADWCGPCQMLEPVVETVAAETASTVAKIDVDANQKLAAEYGVRGVPTLLLFADGEPVERLVGMQDEAQLRSVIEEYA from the coding sequence ATGACTGACGAGCTAGAGGAGATCAGACGACAAAAACTGGACGAGCTCCGCACCCGAGATGAGTCGGGTAGTACCAACGAATCTGAATCAGGAAACCCCGCCGAGCCGATTACGGTCGATGGAAAAGCCGAGTTATCCGACACGACTACCGATCACGACGTGGTTCTGGTCGACTTCTACGCCGACTGGTGTGGGCCGTGCCAGATGCTCGAACCCGTCGTTGAAACCGTCGCCGCCGAGACCGCTTCGACAGTGGCGAAAATCGACGTCGACGCGAACCAGAAGCTCGCCGCGGAGTACGGCGTTCGGGGTGTCCCGACGCTGCTTCTATTTGCTGACGGGGAGCCGGTCGAGCGACTCGTCGGAATGCAGGACGAAGCACAACTGCGTTCCGTTATCGAAGAATACGCCTGA
- a CDS encoding DUF302 domain-containing protein, with protein sequence MVLPIDPSQINPEDIGEQQATLEMSHEDAIEHVRDVFTDAGFGVPVEFSPSEMLNEKIDAERDPYYVLGACNPEVADRALDATDNKLGALMACNVVIWEEEPGQQRVYHVSIMRIARLVGMAPDDEEMADIVADTGEIVDEAFQNL encoded by the coding sequence ATGGTACTCCCAATCGACCCGAGTCAGATCAACCCTGAAGACATCGGCGAACAACAGGCGACGCTCGAAATGAGCCACGAGGACGCGATCGAACACGTCCGGGACGTGTTCACCGACGCCGGATTTGGTGTCCCCGTCGAGTTCTCGCCCTCCGAAATGCTCAACGAGAAGATCGACGCGGAGCGTGACCCATACTACGTGCTGGGTGCCTGTAACCCCGAAGTTGCCGACCGCGCCCTCGATGCGACGGACAACAAACTTGGCGCGCTCATGGCCTGTAACGTCGTCATCTGGGAGGAAGAGCCCGGGCAACAGCGGGTCTATCACGTCTCGATTATGCGTATCGCCCGCCTCGTTGGGATGGCACCCGACGACGAGGAGATGGCAGACATCGTCGCTGACACCGGTGAAATCGTTGACGAGGCGTTCCAGAACCTCTAA
- a CDS encoding class I SAM-dependent methyltransferase: MGYHTFDAGRADKLEDAQQRYRSLSAEELRWALSASRDETVADLGSGTGFYTDDVAPAVDHVYAVDIQEAMHDYYREKGVPDNVDLVTSAVDDLPFDTSSLDAAFSTMTYHEFASDGALREVARVLEPAGTFAIADWAASGSGRNGPPVDERFSADEATDALRQHGFTIEFEAVRPETFLLVASAE; the protein is encoded by the coding sequence ATGGGCTATCACACCTTTGATGCCGGCCGGGCCGACAAGCTCGAAGACGCACAGCAACGGTACCGTTCTCTCTCCGCGGAAGAACTCCGTTGGGCGCTGTCGGCCAGTCGTGACGAGACGGTCGCAGACCTTGGGAGCGGAACCGGCTTCTATACCGACGATGTTGCACCGGCCGTCGACCACGTGTACGCCGTAGATATCCAGGAAGCGATGCACGACTACTACCGGGAGAAAGGCGTCCCCGACAACGTCGACCTCGTGACGAGTGCAGTCGACGACCTCCCGTTCGATACCAGCAGTCTCGACGCGGCGTTCTCGACGATGACGTACCACGAGTTCGCTAGCGACGGGGCACTGCGCGAGGTTGCACGGGTGCTCGAGCCCGCTGGGACGTTTGCCATCGCCGATTGGGCGGCTTCTGGAAGCGGTCGCAACGGCCCGCCCGTTGATGAACGGTTTTCGGCTGACGAAGCCACGGACGCGCTCCGCCAGCACGGATTTACGATCGAGTTCGAGGCAGTGCGGCCGGAGACGTTCCTGCTCGTCGCGAGTGCTGAATAA
- a CDS encoding urease accessory protein UreF produces the protein MSDAASLESFRLADSFLPVGTYTVSYGLEQFIQDDRVEGAADLEALLSTYLRRQVGPAELVALRAAHAAATDGDIDAICGADRRLSAVTLAAEFRESAQQSGSRLLSLQTDLRDETVLDRYAERVDADEAPGNYAVVLGVVTALADVAVREACLLCCHGFVTGLLGAAQRLLSLGHTDAQRILNDLQPVMTAVVEESADGAVDAMTPFAPLVDVLAAEHERAERRLFAS, from the coding sequence GTGAGCGACGCTGCGTCGCTCGAATCGTTCCGCCTCGCGGATTCGTTCCTGCCGGTCGGGACCTACACAGTGTCATACGGACTGGAGCAGTTCATTCAGGACGATCGGGTGGAAGGCGCGGCAGACCTCGAAGCGCTCCTGTCGACGTACCTCCGACGGCAGGTCGGCCCCGCCGAACTCGTCGCGCTCCGGGCAGCACACGCCGCCGCGACCGACGGTGATATCGACGCGATCTGCGGGGCCGACCGGCGGCTGTCGGCCGTAACGCTGGCCGCCGAGTTTCGTGAGAGTGCCCAGCAGTCCGGCTCTCGACTGCTCTCGCTTCAGACCGATCTGCGTGACGAGACGGTGCTGGACCGGTACGCGGAGCGTGTCGACGCCGACGAAGCACCCGGGAACTACGCCGTCGTGCTCGGCGTCGTGACGGCCCTCGCCGACGTAGCCGTCCGCGAGGCCTGCTTGCTGTGCTGTCACGGGTTCGTCACCGGACTGCTGGGCGCGGCTCAGCGTCTCCTCTCACTCGGCCACACGGATGCCCAGCGAATCCTGAACGACCTGCAGCCGGTGATGACGGCCGTTGTCGAGGAGAGTGCTGACGGAGCAGTGGATGCGATGACGCCGTTCGCCCCACTGGTAGACGTATTAGCCGCCGAGCACGAGCGGGCGGAGCGCCGGCTGTTCGCCAGTTAA